Proteins co-encoded in one Vibrio aquimaris genomic window:
- the rlmH gene encoding 23S rRNA (pseudouridine(1915)-N(3))-methyltransferase RlmH has product MKLQLIAVGTKMPKWVEDGFLEYKRRFPHDMPLELVEIPAGKRGKNADIARILQKEGEAMLASVPKGNRIITLDIPGKKWDTPQLAQQLESWKLDGRDVSILIGGPEGLAPACKAAADQSWSLSALTLPHPLVRIIMAESLYRAWSITANHPYHRE; this is encoded by the coding sequence ATGAAGCTACAACTGATTGCAGTTGGCACTAAAATGCCCAAGTGGGTTGAAGATGGCTTTTTAGAGTATAAACGTCGTTTTCCTCATGATATGCCGTTGGAGCTAGTTGAAATTCCTGCAGGAAAACGGGGAAAGAATGCTGATATTGCAAGGATTTTGCAAAAAGAGGGCGAAGCTATGCTAGCTTCAGTACCGAAAGGCAATCGCATTATTACACTAGATATTCCTGGTAAAAAGTGGGACACACCACAATTAGCCCAACAACTAGAGAGTTGGAAACTCGATGGCCGAGACGTTTCTATCCTTATTGGCGGGCCTGAAGGTCTTGCTCCTGCCTGCAAAGCTGCCGCAGACCAAAGCTGGTCGCTGTCTGCACTAACACTGCCACATCCGTTAGTAAGAATAATTATGGCAGAAAGCCTATACAGAGCCTGGAGCATAACCGCCAATCACCCATATCACCGAGAATAA
- the rsfS gene encoding ribosome silencing factor has translation MQLEELNNFLVDKADDMKAQQIQTLNVKGKSSITDYMIICTGTSKRHVNSIAEHVAKESKSAGIEPLGVNGDVEGEWVVLDMGSTIVHVMQEEKRELYQLEKLWG, from the coding sequence TTGCAACTTGAAGAACTGAATAATTTTCTGGTCGACAAAGCCGATGATATGAAAGCGCAACAAATACAGACCTTAAATGTCAAAGGGAAGTCATCGATTACCGACTACATGATTATTTGTACTGGAACTTCAAAGCGTCATGTAAACTCAATAGCGGAACACGTAGCGAAAGAATCAAAGAGTGCAGGTATTGAACCACTTGGCGTTAATGGTGATGTCGAAGGAGAATGGGTGGTGCTCGATATGGGCAGTACGATAGTGCATGTCATGCAAGAGGAAAAGCGTGAGCTTTATCAACTAGAGAAGCTTTGGGGCTAA